TACGAGCTGCGTCGAAGCCGGCCTCACGCTGCACCAATATGAGGTGATTCGGAAGCGCGCGCGCGAATTGCGCGAGCCCGATGAAGATCGCCTTGAATCGCTCTCTCGTGCCCGGCGCGAGATTTTCGACTTTGTCGAGGACATCGTCAAAGGAAACAAGAAATCGAAGGCCGGCAAGCGGTTTGCGCGCTTTTACGCCGACGGCCGCAAGCCGGCTGAACACATCGCCCCAACCATCGTCGATCCCCTCAAAAGCGCGTCGCCCCTGGGACAACATCCCATCGATCCGCCCAAACCACCTCCACCGCCGATCGAACCGCTCGACGAAGGCGACATCGAACCCTTAACCGTGAGGAGACGCGACTGATGAATATGCATACCTCCAAGAAAAATGTCCGTCTCACTTTCTCCGAGATGACCAACCAAGAGCGCCTGGCCCATCTCGGAGGCTTTCAGGCCGACACCGCGCAGTTTCTCGACGCTAAGGCGTCGGTCATGCGCCTCTATCGCGGCTGGCAAACCATGCCCGACGGCCATCTCCTCGTCCTGGGAGGTGACTCGGGCGTGGGTAAAACGAGGGTCATAGACGATATCATTCAAGACCTCGAGGCCGAGTGGAAAGGCATAGTCACGGACGGGGTCAACGTGATTACTGAGCCCCAGGGTCCATTGCCACCGACCGTCGGCGTCACGAAGGAAGGGCCGTCTGGCTTGGTGCGGCCGGTTCTCAAAGTCCTGGTCGAGCCGAAAGCGCGCGCAAGAGGTTTTCTCCGCGACACGCTTAAGGCGCTTGGTGTCCGCAGCGGCACACATGACACGTTCGGCGAATTGATGGAGCGGCTCCAAGTTCACGTCGTCGGGCAGCAGGTGCGGCTTCTCGTCCTGGACGAAGTCCACCATGTTGTCGAAGGACACGGCCCGACAACCGCCTATGAGGCAGTCGAGGTCATCAAAATGCTGCTGCTCCAGGCGCGCGTCCAGATCGTTTGCGTAGGCCTGCCTGTCGCTGAGACGATCGTCGACAGAAATCCGGAACTGCCTCGCCATTGCCGCGGCCGCATCAAGATGGCGCCGTTCCCAGCTGAGTTCGGTGCGAGAGCCGACTACATGCGTTTTCTCAAAACTCTCGCATGGGAATTGCCCTTCGACATTGCGCCGAACATAACGGATGCAGATACCGCGCTGCGTATCCACATGGCGACCGGCGGGTTCATCGGGCACATCACCAATCTTCTGCACGCAGCCAGCGAAATTGCCATCGAACGCGATTTTGAGGGAATCCCTAAGACCCTCTTGGCAGAGGTTTATGGACGAATTTCGGGCGTGCCGGCATCCGAGAATCCTCTTGCCCTGGACATCGTCGACGACGCGGCAGTCGCAAGGATTCGGAAGCGCTGGGGCGATCGGCGCAAGGTCGGCGACGAAACTATTCGCGATGACAAGACTTCGACCAAGCCAAAAAAGACCAAGCCCGATTTCTCCAAGCGCTAACCGATAAGAAACATGACATTTAAAAAGGATCCAACCTTCGAGCCGTTGGGATTACCCCTATGGGCCGCGCCGTCGCCGGAGGAGCCTGCTCACGGCCTCCTTCTGCGGCTCACTCAAATCAACTGCTATCCGAGCGTTCAATATTCGATGCGCGAGACCGGCCTTTCGATCTATGCCCTTCGTCACGGGTGGCAATTTGAAGATCTTGCGAGATTAACTCGATCTGATGTCTCAAATATCGCGCGCGACAGCTTTAGG
This Methylovirgula sp. DNA region includes the following protein-coding sequences:
- a CDS encoding TniB family NTP-binding protein yields the protein MNMHTSKKNVRLTFSEMTNQERLAHLGGFQADTAQFLDAKASVMRLYRGWQTMPDGHLLVLGGDSGVGKTRVIDDIIQDLEAEWKGIVTDGVNVITEPQGPLPPTVGVTKEGPSGLVRPVLKVLVEPKARARGFLRDTLKALGVRSGTHDTFGELMERLQVHVVGQQVRLLVLDEVHHVVEGHGPTTAYEAVEVIKMLLLQARVQIVCVGLPVAETIVDRNPELPRHCRGRIKMAPFPAEFGARADYMRFLKTLAWELPFDIAPNITDADTALRIHMATGGFIGHITNLLHAASEIAIERDFEGIPKTLLAEVYGRISGVPASENPLALDIVDDAAVARIRKRWGDRRKVGDETIRDDKTSTKPKKTKPDFSKR